In Novipirellula artificiosorum, the following proteins share a genomic window:
- a CDS encoding FHA domain-containing protein, which yields MIAIESGPRAGARWLLRSGEKLTFGRSEQADIIFADDRVLSSNHFRISLEGDLGRVEDLRSTNGTWVNEVRVIEKTLTDGDQIRAGSQTFVYHLESSFSTDGRLQDSTGDREGPAAAKIGPSTVPTKKELPSIESLEEESPAEQKTVEECSELDWPADARDPVDLEESDSPVSAAVPPPISEPLADPDPFPAGQSISPLQKTQPKDLSTKPKTAPNSPSKGLPSTLTLEIQGCPSGLYRASQTTESIEAARSDQVTIGRQLSNRCPLTFIIDFGRTKIKPPEIVQGDSSDFLLANLPSDVAALVSPRMLRPTNLDQQEDWLRVGWGKDGMIVLFTHVDVPPLLEHLQRLIQASACDPHEAKGMLGLCWPSLLEASLREGDPTLAAEIIEPCEAVLVESPATAGGWELYGDHRLPQLLMACEISTTSPNDA from the coding sequence GTGATCGCTATTGAATCGGGGCCACGAGCCGGGGCCAGATGGCTGCTGCGTAGCGGTGAGAAGCTGACGTTCGGGCGTAGCGAACAGGCCGACATTATCTTTGCCGATGACCGCGTTTTGTCGTCGAACCATTTTCGAATCTCGCTCGAAGGCGATCTCGGTAGGGTTGAGGATTTGCGATCGACCAACGGCACCTGGGTGAACGAAGTCAGGGTGATCGAAAAGACGTTGACCGATGGCGATCAGATTCGAGCCGGAAGCCAGACCTTCGTCTATCACTTGGAATCGTCTTTTTCCACCGACGGACGATTACAGGACTCGACCGGAGATCGAGAGGGGCCAGCGGCGGCAAAAATCGGTCCTTCAACGGTGCCCACCAAGAAAGAACTGCCGTCGATAGAGTCGCTTGAAGAAGAATCGCCCGCGGAACAGAAGACGGTTGAAGAATGCTCCGAGCTAGACTGGCCCGCTGACGCGCGCGATCCCGTTGATTTGGAAGAGTCGGACTCTCCCGTTTCTGCTGCCGTGCCTCCGCCGATATCGGAACCCCTGGCCGATCCGGATCCCTTTCCCGCGGGCCAGTCGATCTCGCCCTTGCAAAAAACGCAACCGAAGGATTTGTCAACCAAACCCAAAACGGCACCCAATTCGCCATCGAAAGGGCTGCCGAGCACTTTAACGCTCGAAATCCAAGGGTGCCCTTCCGGTTTGTATCGAGCGAGCCAGACGACCGAGTCCATCGAGGCGGCGAGGAGCGATCAAGTAACAATCGGACGACAATTGTCGAACCGCTGCCCGTTGACATTCATCATCGACTTTGGACGAACCAAAATAAAGCCGCCTGAAATCGTGCAGGGCGATTCATCGGATTTCCTGCTCGCGAATCTGCCGTCTGATGTCGCTGCGCTCGTGTCACCGAGAATGCTGCGTCCCACGAACCTCGACCAACAGGAAGATTGGCTCAGAGTAGGTTGGGGGAAAGATGGGATGATTGTACTCTTCACTCATGTCGACGTGCCACCTTTGCTCGAACACCTGCAACGCTTGATCCAGGCAAGTGCTTGCGATCCACACGAGGCGAAGGGGATGCTTGGACTCTGTTGGCCAAGTCTGCTCGAAGCGTCCCTTCGCGAAGGCGATCCCACGTTAGCAGCGGAGATCATCGAACCATGCGAGGCAGTTCTGGTGGAATCACCCGCCACCGCGGGCGGTTGGGAACTGTATGGTGATCATCGACTACCGCAACTACTGATGGCGTGCGAGATATCAACAACATCGCCAAACGACGCGTAA